A window of the Megalopta genalis isolate 19385.01 chromosome 2, iyMegGena1_principal, whole genome shotgun sequence genome harbors these coding sequences:
- the LOC143258798 gene encoding putative cytochrome P450 6a14 yields MVDYFQILCGALALLLAVYYYLTSPYKYWKKLGIAGPQPSLIFGNLKSSMLEQSSMSDTIKKMYDEYKNEPVFGIYGGRSPILVVNDLELVKDVLIGDFSMFASRGLQLFPKVDRLQEHLFQLEPEIWRPLRARLSPVFTSGKLKDMFPLVVECGEHLEKYLDTVTKKGEPVECREIAAKFTTDVIGTCAFGIDMNAIADEDSEFRRMGRELFAPSLKQAIRNMTRLFFPAIYARVGYFVQPTKITNFFTKVVMDTMNYREVNNVVRPDFINMLLELKRNPRQLENVELTDSFLTSQAFVFFVAGFETSSSTIGHALYELALQPDVQDKLRKEIRENLEENAREGKSLTYEQVKEFKYLDAVFRETLRKHPIVPMLLRQVNTNYTFKDTKITIPKGTKIWIPVYGIHHDPDIYTKPEVFDPERFTNDGILTRHPTSYLAFGDGPRNCIGARFASYQSKVGLISILRNHKVEVCEKTTIPFNCDNQKFFLALKGGVMLKMSRAE; encoded by the exons ATGGTGGACTATTTCCAAATATTATGCGGCGCCTTGGCGTTGCTGCTAGCAGTTTACTACTATCTCACTTCGCCCTACAAGTATTGGAAAAAACTTGGCATTGCCGGACCACAGCCCTCTCTGATATTCGGAAATCTTAAATCGTCTATGTTGGAACAATCGTCTATGAGTGATACCATAAAGAAAATGTACGACGAATACAAGAACGAGCCAGTGTTCGGAATCTACGGAGGCAGATCACCAATATTGGTTGTTAATGATCTCGAGCTGGTCAAAGATGTCCTCATTGGAGACTTCTCCATGTTCGCATCTCGTGGATTACAACTCTTTCCTAAG GTGGATCGTTTGCAAGAGCATCTCTTTCAGTTGGAGCCTGAAATATGGCGTCCATTAAGAGCAAGACTTTCGCCAGTGTTTACGTCTGGTAAACTTAAAGACATGTTCCCGCTGGTAGTAGAATGTGGAGAACATTTGGAGAAATACTTGGACACAGTGACAAAAAAGGGAGAGCCTGTGGAATGCCGAGAAATAGCAGCGAAATTTACAACTGATGTGATCGGTACCTGTGCCTTTGGAATCGACATGAACGCCATCGCAGACGAGGATAGCGAATTTCGCAGGATGGGCAGAGAACTGTTCGCTCCATCTTTGAAACAGGCTATTAGAAATATGACGAGGCTTTTCTTTCCGGCGATATACGCAAGAGTGGGTTATTTTGTGCAGCCGACAAAGATCACTAATTTTTTTACGAAGGTGGTTATGGACACAATGAATTACAGAGAAGTAAATAATGTGGTCAGGCCCGACTTCATCAATATGCTTCTGGAGCTGAAGAGGAATCCGCGTCAGTTGGAAAACGTTG AGTTGACGGACTCGTTTCTGACTTCGCAGGCATTCGTCTTCTTCGTAGCAGGATTTGAAACGTCATCATCAACGATAGGGCATGCACTTTACGAACTAGCATTACAGCCAGACGTACAGGACAAATTACGTAAGGAAATTCGAGAAAATTTAGAAGAAAACGCAAGAGAAGGTAAAAGTTTAACATACGAACAAGTCAAAGAATTTAAGTATCTGGATGCAGTGTTTCGAG AGACGTTAAGGAAACATCCGATAGTGCCAATGCTACTGAGACAGGTTAATACAAACTACACTTTTAAGGACACGAAAATCACAATTCCTAAAGGCACAAAGATATGGATACCAGTATATGGAATCCACCACGATCCCGATATTTACACAAAACCTGAGGTATTTGATCCGGAACGGTTTACCAATGACGGTATTTTAACCAGGCATCCTACGAGCTATTTAGCTTTTGGGGACGGACCCAGAAATTGTATAG GTGCCCGTTTTGCAAGTTACCAGAGCAAGGTTGGTCTGATTTCCATTCTCCGTAATCACAAGGTCGAAGTCTGCGAGAAGACGACGATTCCATTCAATTGTGACAACCAAAAATTCTTCCTGGCACTTAAGGGAGGAGTAATGTTAAAAATGTCAAGAgctgaataa